Proteins encoded in a region of the Quercus lobata isolate SW786 chromosome 8, ValleyOak3.0 Primary Assembly, whole genome shotgun sequence genome:
- the LOC115957318 gene encoding transcription factor VOZ1-like codes for MPKGSKSKCGSASHQLLKEKAKNRVNDLEGMFTDLQSARKERRSNDIAVLEERVHQMLREWKSELNDPSPASSLVSGSLGSFSEELEQLLQQWGEEDDATSPLKELAPLKREVDLQNFHDSDLTAFPEDCFINEQPKEDGFQGFDQCKASVSSVHNKVVNNSQFTNQLDSHQFNILQDFEQITGVNNSNLSTQLECHQFDLHQDFDYGLLIGANDTEQCEQDTMPNIMPNICPPPSAFLGPKCALWDCFRPAQGSTLCQDYCSSGHAVLALNEGLPGMTPILRPGGISLKDGPLFSALSAKTHGKEVGIPKCEGAANTKSPWNAPELFDLAFLEGETIREWLFFDKSRRAFESGNRKQRSLPDYNGRGWHESRKQVMKEYGGQKRSYYMDPQPLNCREWHLYEYEISNHDACALYRLELKHVDEKKSPKGKLTNDSLADLQKKMGRLTAEGSPDNGHPIKSRTKVNKRPDAGNANFAQNQTTLNSESLTDGLSAP; via the exons ATGCCGAAGGGTTCTAAGAGCAAGTGTGGGTCGGCATCGCACCAGCTCTTGAAGGAGAAGGCGAAGAACAGGGTGAATGATCTTGAAGGGATGTTCACTGACCTCCAGTCTGCAAGGAAGGAGCGGCGATCTAATGACATTGCGGTTTTGGAGGAGCGAGTACATCAGATGTTGCGAGAGTGGAAATCTGAGCTCAATGATCCGTCCCCGGCTTCCTCTTTAGTT AGTGGTAGTCTTGGATCATTTTCAGAGGAATTAGAACAGCTATTGCAACAGTGGGGCGAGGAAGATGATGCAACTAGTCCATTAAAAGAACTGGCACCATTGAAACGTGAAGTTGATCTTCAAAACTTTCATGACAGCGATTTAACAGCATTTCCAGAg GATTGTTTTATTAATGAACAGCCCAAAGAAGATGGTTTTCAAGGTTTTGATCAATGCAAAGCCTCTGTTTCAAGTGTTCACAACAAGGTTGTTAATAACTCACAGTTTACAAATCAGTTGGATAGTCATCAGTTCAATATACTGCAGGACTTTGAGCAGATCACAGGGGTTAATAACTCAAATTTGAGTACTCAGTTGGAATGTCATCAGTTTGATTTACATCAAGACTTTGATTATGGGCTTCTCATTGGAGCCAATGACACTGAACAGTGTGAACAGGATACTATGCCCAACATTATGCCAAATATCTGCCCTCCACCATCTGCTTTCTTGGGACCAAAATGTGCTCTATGGGATTGTTTCAGGCCTGCTCAAGGATCTACATTGTGCCAAGACTATTGCAGTAGTGGTCATGCTGTTCTAGCATTAAATGAGGGTCTCCCTGGCATGACTCCAATTTTGCGACCTGGAGGCATTAGTTTGAAGGATGGTCCATTATTTTCTGCTCTTAGTGCTAAGACACATGGAAAGGAAGTGGGCATCCCTAAATGTGAAGGTGCTGCTAATACAAAATCTCCATGGAATGCTCCAG AGCTATTCGATCTTGCTTTCCTTGAGGGTGAAACAATTAGGGAGTGGCTCTTTTTTGACAAGTCTAGAAGGGCATTTGAGAGTGGAAATAGAAAGCAGAGGTCATTGCCAGACTATAATGGACGTGGTTGGCATGAATCAAGGAAGCAGGTGATGAAGGAATATGGTGGGCAGAAGAGGTCCTATTACATGGATCCACAGCCTCTTAACTGTCGTGAATGGCATTTATATGAATATGAGATCAGCAACCATGATGCTTGTGCATTATATAGATTGGAACTCAAGCATGTTGATGAAAAGAAGAGTCCTAAAGGGAAATTGACAAACGATTCGCTGGCTGATCTGCAGAAGAAGATGGGAAGGCTCACTGCTGAAGGTTCTCCAGATAATGGACACCCCATTAAGAGCAGGACAAAGGTTAATAAAAGGCCTGATGCGGGAAATGCTAATTTTGCTCAAAATCAGACCACCTTGAACTCCGAATCACTGACTGATGGTTTAAGTGCTCCATGA